The bacterium genomic interval CGGCGAATTAAGCGCAATCTTACGGCCGGCACCACCGCGCTGGCCGTAGCCGCCTTGCTCGCCGGTGCCGGCAATGGTCGTCACGCTGCGCGCGCCAAAGTCTACCCGGCGAAGCAAATGATTGTCGGTGTCGCAGACAATCAAATCTTCCCCATGCCACGCCAGACCCTGCGGATGGAAGAAATGGGCGGTCTCGAAATCGCCGTCGGCATTGCCCGCCAAACCGCTGCCGATGATCTCTTGAATCGTGCCGTCCGGGCTGCACACAATGAGACGATGATGGCCGGAATCCGCGATCACCAAACGCTGCGTGCGCGCCTCGGCAATGATCTTGCCGGGAAAATTCAACAGGGCCTCCGGCCGGTCGGGCTGCTCCAGCACCAGCGGCAGCGGCGAGTTGTCCAGCTTTCCCTCTTCCTGAAAGACTGCCAGGCCGACTTCGATGTAGTTGTCCAAAATCTCGCGATTGCCCTCACCGGAAAAAACACCGAGCAAGTAGCCGGTCGGATCAATCATGACGAGCGTCGGCCAGGCCCGCACGGTGTAGGCCTGCCAGATCTTGTAATCCTGATCCACCACCACCGGATGCTCGACCTCATAGCGCAGAATCGCCTGGCGAATGTGCGCCGTTTCCCTCTCGTTGTGAAATTTCGCCGAATGCACACCGATGACCACGAACGGACGGCCGGCGTATTTCTCCTCGAGATATTTCAGATCCGGAATCACGTGCAGGCAGTTGATGCAGCAGTAGGTCCAGAAGTCCAGCAGCACGATTTTGCCGCGCAGCTCAGCGAGCGCGAGCGGCCGGCCGGTGTTCAACCAGGGCGCCTCCGCGGGAAACTCCGGCGCTTTGATTTTCACTTTGGTGCGAACTTCGCGGATTTTCTCACGGATTTGGGAATGTAACGCCAGGCGGTCGGCTTCAGAGCGAATTGGGGTCATGAGGATCGAGCTTTCGGTTCGGCTTGCGCAGTTTTGCCTGAAACTCTCTGCTGCTGAGCAAGTGGCGGAAAATAGGCAAATTGCCGCAGAGATACAAGCAAGAATTCCGTCAAAAAGGGTTGCGTGCGAATCGGCAAAAGGGATTGTTTTTGTTGAAATGAAAAAGCGGCAGCCCACCGGGCGTGCCGCTTGGCAGCTCATCTTGGTTGAATGTTTCGCGCGATTAGTGCATGATCTTGCCGCCATACCCACCCTGCTCAATTCCTCCCGTTGCGGTCGAGGCACACGCTCTCGCGCAGATTGCGAAAATAATGCCTGCCGCTTGCCAGAGTCGGCCTGATTCGACACCTCCCCTGCAACGCGTGGGGCATCGCCCTCTCCTGCCGGCCGGCGTGGCGGCATTGCCATCATACGTCGTCTCCCCATGGTGACTCCAGCAACGCGTGCCTGCAGTGGGAGAAATCAAAACCACTCCGGAGCCGGTGGAAGAGTTCAACTCTGCAGCAACGGCAAATAGCGTTCCTGGATCACCTTGAGGTGATGGCGCTCGTGTCCCGCGATGATATACGCGAGTGCGCGCACGCTGACCGCGGTGTCGTTGGCCGTGCCGAGGCGTTCCGTTGCCGCCGTTTCAAAACCGCGAAACAATGACACGGTCGCCGCGCGAATGATTTCAAACTCACCGATCAAATCCGCCCAGGCGCGGGCATCGAAGTTGGCAGCCTTGACATAGTCATCCTGCTCGAAGCCGGGCAGAGGAGTCTGATCGCCGCGACTGAGGCACAACGCGCGATAGCTCATGACGCGCTCCGAGTCGCAAACGTGGCCGAGCACTTCTTTGATGCTCCATTTGCCCGGCGCATAGCGCCGCAGCGACTGTGCCTCGGAAATGCCGCGCAACACCGCCAGAGTGGAGTTGATCTGCGCGCTCAAATGCTGCAGCACGTCGCCGGCAGGCACCAGCGAGATATATCGGTCGTAGTATGGCGAATACTCAGAGGCCGTTGGCCGCGCGATCTCGGGAGCGGACTTCATCTATCGCCTTTCTTGGTTTGGTGAAAAGTGAATCGCGAAGAACCGGAAGTCGCGCAGAGAAATTCATGTGAAAATCTCTGCGGCAGGAAGGCCAGGCGGAATTCTGCGGCCGGATTTGTGTGCAAAACCCAGGAAGAAGAATGGCCGCCAGTCGGGCTTTCATGGTCGCGTTGCCGGCGTGCTGCATTGATCTTGTTGCTGGAGAAGTCGGGTCACTCTGCCGCGATTCATTCTGGTGTGGGGACGAAGCCGGCGTTGTCGTAACCTCGCCCTGGCCGCGCGGAACGGCACAACAGCAAGCTCGCGATGGGCCACCACCGCCAGCCATACCGACTTGTGGCCCGCGGGTTTCGTTCAAAAGCGGTAATGCCGGAGGCCGGGCAGTGTCCAATAGCCGTTGAGCCGTGCTCTGCTTTGAAAAGAACGTGCATGGCGCGATTCGCGCTTGCATGACCCGGCTGCAATCTTCCGACATGCCCTTGGGAATCTTTCCCGCGCAGGCTTTACCGATCAATTGCGGCCGTCTTCAGCGCAGCGCGGCTGGCCGTTGCGTAAGCCTTTTCCAACAGAATCGTAATGTTCTTGTTCTTGACGGCAAACGGGGATTGCCCCAGCCTTTTCAACACGGCAAACTCCACCTCCGGCAAAACCGGATTAGCTGAGAAAGCGGCCAGTTCTGCGCCGGCTTCCCAAAATGTTCCGAGACACTCTTCCAGCGGCGCCGTTGGAAATTTCGCGCCAAGCTCGATTTCATCCACCGCAGCCGTTTCTTCGGCAGTGCCGGCGCGCTTTTCGCGTAGCTCGTTGATAAGCTGCTCTTTGCTCTTGCCGCGCAATTTGAAAATCAAAAAAGGATCATCGTCGAACTGATCGGCCAGAATATAGTACACCGCCGCAATGTGCTTACAGGGATTCGCCCAATCCGGACAGGAACAATCCGTCTCCAGCTCGCGGGATGATTTGGGAAACAGCGGCACCTTGGCGGCTTCGAAAGCTTCTTCGATGTTTTGCGGCATTTCTCCGGCCAGCAGCTTCGCCACGAAAATCGCCTGCTCCGCCATGGCTTCCGTCACTTTATTCCAGTCCTTTTGCGAGAGTGGTTTGAGCGCGATTTTGATTTTGTACGGCGTTCGCTGCGAGCCTTGCACCTTTGCGGTGACCAAACCTTCCTGCACATCGATCGACATCACTTGCCCACGCCGTGCATAGCTGCGCCCCCGCCCGAGCCGCGCGCCCATGTGAAATGACTCCAAGACCCCAATCCACCGTTGCGACCACCAAGTTTTGCCGATGCTGCCGCCGCGGCTTTTGGGTTTGATGCCGTCTTTGACCGGCTTGGCAACGGAACGGGGATACCGCCAAAAATAATCCCAGTAGGGCATGGAGCCTCCTTGTTTTGTGCTCGGTAAACAATAAACTGCTTGCTGAACAATTGTGACCGATTGCTCAACAATCATCACTCCTGGCTGCCGCCGCTTTGAACTTCTCGCGCAATTCTTGCAATGCCACAAATATTGCATCCCTACCTGCTTCAATCTTCAAAGCCTGAAAAAGTTGCACTAGCCACGCGCGATAGGGCGCGAATTTATTGATTGTTTTTGAGGAATCCTTTCATATATTTTGCGCAGTTCGTTAACTTGAGTAAAGTTTTGTCAGCAATGAAAATCGAGGTGATTCAAATATGCAAGCTTACGAATTCAAACTTGAAACCTCCGATCGCGGCGAATTGATGATTCCTGCGGAGATCCAGAGAATCCTGCCGCAGCTAAAAAGGGCCCGTGTGATCCTGCTGTTGGATGACGACGGCACGGAGTGGCAACGTTTCACCAGCGCATCTTA includes:
- a CDS encoding SWIM zinc finger family protein, with amino-acid sequence MPYWDYFWRYPRSVAKPVKDGIKPKSRGGSIGKTWWSQRWIGVLESFHMGARLGRGRSYARRGQVMSIDVQEGLVTAKVQGSQRTPYKIKIALKPLSQKDWNKVTEAMAEQAIFVAKLLAGEMPQNIEEAFEAAKVPLFPKSSRELETDCSCPDWANPCKHIAAVYYILADQFDDDPFLIFKLRGKSKEQLINELREKRAGTAEETAAVDEIELGAKFPTAPLEECLGTFWEAGAELAAFSANPVLPEVEFAVLKRLGQSPFAVKNKNITILLEKAYATASRAALKTAAIDR
- a CDS encoding DinB family protein, producing MKSAPEIARPTASEYSPYYDRYISLVPAGDVLQHLSAQINSTLAVLRGISEAQSLRRYAPGKWSIKEVLGHVCDSERVMSYRALCLSRGDQTPLPGFEQDDYVKAANFDARAWADLIGEFEIIRAATVSLFRGFETAATERLGTANDTAVSVRALAYIIAGHERHHLKVIQERYLPLLQS